One genomic segment of Hordeum vulgare subsp. vulgare chromosome 2H, MorexV3_pseudomolecules_assembly, whole genome shotgun sequence includes these proteins:
- the LOC123430180 gene encoding exocyst complex component EXO70H1-like: MTRAGSRSPLPPRRTLPATVVDDTVAAAAILLEKWHPDEDSFGSSLFLDSTPDEVDAFLRAAKDLHRAMLFYASGAATNADALHAGGHGLIRAQELLDTAMRRLQRELQELLTSLPAVLRFRQDDDDDDDGEDEDEDEQEQDDDQSLLDTCAHLRVVADAMIAAGYGKECVSIFKARRRAAVTANLQRLHGFSLSLQHAQVHKLSWEQVDAKIQSWIAGARVAFTSVFSAERELCDRVFVADNEAVGDAVFGAIADDHATNILAVAEAAVGRARRAPERLFRVLDVHDALTDTMLPAIVSAFGEKSEVTSRAVTLVTTKVSEAVRSMVASFEAAIEKEPSKGTVPGGAVHPLTRYVMNYLTFLADYENALAHIYFYQQGVGVGVGADQLTDTSSLASGSMRSSSDLSSSSSSSPALSVWSNPIGWLVHVLLRKLEAKAGSYREPALSYLFLANNTHYVAKKVGGGTKLEQILGEEWAEAQRAKARGYVDVYVRAAWGSKVLRGGAVEEAVVDMVAMQERWVAADEEMGEVLRAAAKEAVVPMYRLFYRRQGAVARLTPGDLIAMIDGLFGGRDAGAGDGSVAAAGRRRSSQQQQQQQQQEVPVEFKNGKTRRQRVTITD; this comes from the coding sequence ATGACGCGCGCCGGCAGCCGGAGCCCCCTGCCCCCCCGCCGCACGCTCCCGGCCACCGTGGTGGACGACACCGTGGCGGCCGCCGCCATCCTTCTCGAGAAGTGGCATCCGGATGAGGACTCCTTTGGCAGCTCGCTCTTCCTCGACTCCACCCCGGACGAGGTCGACGCCTTCCTGCGCGCTGCCAAGGACCTCCACCGCGCCATGCTCTTCTACGCCTCTGGCGCCGCCACCAACGCCGACGCCCTCCACGCCGGAGGCCATGGCCTCATTCGCGCGCAGGAGCTTCTCGACACGGCCATGCGGAGGCTCCAGCGCGAGCTCCAGGAACTCCTCACCTCCCTCCCCGCCGTCCTCCGCTTCCGCcaggatgacgatgatgatgatgatggtgaagatgaagatgaagacgagcaAGAGCAAGACGATGACCAAAGCCTGCTAGACACCTGTGCTCACCTTCGCGTGGTCGCCGACGCCATGATTGCCGCCGGGTACGGCAAGGAGTGCGTATCCATCTTCAAGGCGCGCCGACGCGCGGCGGTGACCGCCAACCTGCAGCGCCTGCACGGCTTCTCGCTGTCTCTGCAGCACGCGCAGGTCCATAAGCTCTCCTGGGAGCAGGTCGACGCCAAGATACAGTCCTGGATCGCCGGCGCGCGCGTCGCCTTCACGTCCGTCTTCTCCGCGGAGCGGGAGCTCTGCGACCGCGTCTTCGTCGCCGACAACGAGGCCGTCGGCGACGCGGTGTTCGGAGCCATCGCGGACGATCATGCCACCAACATCCTAGCGGTCGCCGAGGCCGCCGTCGGGCGGGCACGGCGCGCGCCGGAGCGGCTGTTCCGCGTGCTCGACGTCCACGACGCGCTCACCGACACCATGCTCCCGGCCATCGTCTCCGCGTTCGGGGAGAAGTCGGAGGTCACTTCCCGCGCCGTCACCCTCGTGACGACCAAGGTTAGCGAGGCGGTCCGGAGCATGGTGGCCAGCTTCGAGGCAGCCATCGAGAAAGAGCCGTCCAAGGGCACGGTGCCCGGCGGCGCAGTGCACCCGCTCACCCGCTACGTGATGAACTACCTCACCTTCCTCGCCGACTACGAGAACGCGCTGGCTCACATATACTTCTACCAAcaaggagtaggagtaggagtaggagcaGACCAGTTGACGGATACGTCATCCCTCGCCTCTGGCAGCATGCGCTCGTCGTCGGatctctcgtcgtcgtcgtcgtcctcgccggcgttgAGCGTGTGGTCGAACCCGATCGGTTGGCTCGTGCATGTGCTGCTACGGAAGCTTGAAGCCAAGGCCGGGAGCTACCGGGAACCGGCGCTGAGCTACCTATTCCTGGCGAACAACACGCACTACGTGGCCAAGAAGGTGGGCGGCGGCACGAAGCTGGAGCAGATCCTCGGGGAGGAGTGGGCGGAGGCGCAGAGGGCCAAGGCGCGCGGGTACGTTGACGTGTACGTGCGCGCGGCGTGGGGGAGCAAGGTGCTTCGCGGTGGTGCGGTGGAGGAAGCGGTGGTGGACATGGTGGCGATGCAAGAGAGGTGGGTGGCGGCAGACGAGGAGATGGGGGAGGTGCTGAGAGCAGCGGCCAAGGAGGCCGTGGTGCCCATGTACAGGCTCTTCTACCGACGGCAGGGCGCTGTGGCCAGACTGACGCCGGGGGACCTGATCGCCATGATAGACGGGCTGTTCGGCGGGCGCGATGCGGGAGCAGGTGACGGCAGCGTTGCCGCAGCTGGTCGCCGGCGGTCgtcacagcagcagcagcaacagcaacagcaagaggTTCCAGTCGAATTCAAAAATGGAAAAACAAGGAGACAGCGCGTCACCATTACCGATTAA